In Paenibacillus larvae subsp. larvae, the following proteins share a genomic window:
- the narH gene encoding nitrate reductase subunit beta: MKIKAQIGMVMNLDKCIGCHTCSVTCKNVWSNRKGAEYMWWNNVETKPGIGYPKRWEDQDRHKGGWELKKGKLELRSGSRANRLKNIFHNPDMPTIDEYYEPWNYDYEKLTNSPEKKHQPIARPKSQITGDYMELDWGPNWEDDLAGAHKTGYQDPDMKGIEEAVRMEFEQVFMMHLPRICEHCINPACVSSCPSGAMYKRDEDGIVLVDQNACRAWRFCVSSCPYKKVYFNWQTNKAEKCVFCFPRIENGLPTICSETCTGRIRYVGVMLYDADRVKKAASVDDESDLYESQLNIFLDPHDPEVIKAAREEGIPQEWIEAAQQSPIYKMVIEWKIALPLHPEYRTLPMVWYIPPLSPVTNMVEGKGSAGRSEDIFPAIEAMRIPVQYLANLLTAGDVKIMEQVLKKMAAMRIHMRARNLGKPADEACLEEYGLTADHAEEMYRLLAIAKYKDRFVIPTSHKEHAADLLREQGSCGLDFAGGPGSCGVL, from the coding sequence TTGAAGATTAAAGCGCAAATTGGAATGGTTATGAACCTGGACAAGTGTATAGGATGCCATACTTGCAGCGTGACCTGTAAAAACGTCTGGAGCAACCGCAAAGGCGCCGAATACATGTGGTGGAATAACGTGGAGACCAAGCCCGGAATCGGATATCCCAAGCGGTGGGAAGACCAGGATAGGCACAAAGGAGGCTGGGAACTGAAAAAAGGCAAGCTGGAGCTTCGCTCCGGCAGCCGGGCCAATCGGCTGAAAAATATTTTTCACAATCCGGACATGCCTACAATTGATGAGTATTACGAGCCTTGGAATTATGATTATGAAAAGCTGACGAATAGCCCGGAGAAGAAGCATCAGCCGATAGCCCGGCCCAAGTCTCAAATAACCGGAGACTATATGGAACTGGATTGGGGGCCGAACTGGGAGGATGATCTGGCGGGTGCGCATAAGACCGGTTATCAGGATCCGGATATGAAAGGCATCGAAGAAGCGGTACGGATGGAATTTGAGCAGGTGTTTATGATGCATTTGCCCAGAATTTGCGAACACTGTATCAATCCGGCCTGTGTCTCCAGCTGCCCTTCAGGCGCGATGTACAAACGCGATGAGGACGGTATTGTCCTGGTGGACCAGAATGCCTGCCGAGCCTGGCGTTTCTGTGTCTCCAGCTGTCCATACAAGAAGGTATACTTTAACTGGCAAACAAACAAGGCAGAGAAATGCGTGTTCTGCTTCCCTCGTATCGAAAACGGGCTTCCTACCATTTGTTCGGAAACCTGTACGGGCAGAATCCGTTATGTAGGCGTTATGCTGTATGATGCGGATCGCGTCAAGAAAGCAGCTTCCGTGGATGATGAGAGTGATTTATATGAATCGCAGCTGAACATTTTTCTGGACCCGCATGATCCCGAGGTGATCAAAGCCGCAAGGGAAGAGGGTATCCCCCAGGAGTGGATAGAGGCCGCCCAACAGTCGCCGATCTATAAAATGGTTATAGAATGGAAGATTGCACTGCCCCTTCATCCCGAGTACAGAACACTTCCGATGGTTTGGTATATCCCGCCTTTAAGTCCTGTCACCAATATGGTGGAAGGCAAGGGATCGGCAGGGAGGTCCGAAGATATTTTTCCGGCTATTGAAGCGATGCGAATTCCCGTCCAGTATTTGGCCAATCTGCTGACTGCCGGAGACGTTAAAATTATGGAACAAGTCCTGAAAAAGATGGCAGCAATGCGGATTCATATGAGGGCAAGAAATTTGGGGAAACCGGCGGACGAAGCATGCCTGGAAGAATACGGTTTGACGGCGGATCATGCGGAGGAAATGTACCGGCTGCTGGCTATCGCCAAGTACAAAGACAGGTTTGTCATTCCGACAAGCCACAAGGAGCATGCTGCTGATCTGCTTAGGGAGCAGGGTTCCTGCGGGCTGGATTTTGCCGGAGGCCCTGGTTCCTGTGGCGTGCTTTAA
- the narJ gene encoding nitrate reductase molybdenum cofactor assembly chaperone, with the protein MHTDSIRSTFQLASLLLQYPGDRFQHEAEDHFREWLDIQEEEGTGALCRGTEAHFRSFLQALRLENKQAWADRYVKTFDFNKKSNMYLTYAELGEQRERGAVLLNLQQAYLDAGLLMADDELPDYLPLMLEFACASYQEGCALLLQYEPAIQGIRDELNRMESPYTSVFDALLATLEQFRLSAGDTPPGGEQL; encoded by the coding sequence ATGCATACAGATTCGATCCGGTCGACCTTTCAGTTAGCCTCCTTGCTGCTTCAGTATCCCGGAGACCGGTTTCAGCATGAAGCCGAAGATCACTTTAGGGAGTGGCTGGACATTCAGGAGGAGGAAGGGACGGGGGCGCTCTGCCGTGGAACGGAAGCACATTTCCGTTCTTTCCTTCAAGCTTTACGATTGGAGAATAAACAAGCATGGGCTGACCGATACGTGAAGACCTTTGATTTCAACAAAAAAAGCAACATGTACCTGACTTACGCGGAACTGGGAGAGCAGAGGGAACGCGGTGCCGTGCTTCTCAATCTTCAGCAGGCATATCTGGATGCGGGTTTGTTAATGGCGGATGATGAGCTGCCCGATTATTTGCCGCTTATGTTGGAATTTGCCTGCGCTTCTTATCAGGAAGGATGCGCTCTACTGCTTCAGTATGAGCCAGCCATACAGGGTATCAGGGATGAGCTTAACCGTATGGAGAGCCCTTATACCTCTGTATTTGATGCTTTGCTTGCTACTTTGGAGCAATTCCGCCTTTCCGCAGGCGATACTCCGCCGGGAGGTGAACAGCTATGA
- the narI gene encoding respiratory nitrate reductase subunit gamma: MNAAEQVLWLIYPYVVLCIFLIGLYYRFQTDQFGWTSKSSEILEKKQLKWGSNLFHIGIIFVFFGHVAGLLIPKSFYEFLGITDNMYHSVAFWGGSLAGLMTVAGIFILVYRRFANRRVRRTSSIGDMVALLLLTLILLTGLTATFSNAGHTDFDYRTTINPWIRGVLTFHPDASLMRDVPVLFKLHVLIGLSLFAVFPFTRLVHIISMPITYLRRSYVLYRKRR; the protein is encoded by the coding sequence ATGAATGCGGCGGAACAGGTTCTATGGCTGATCTATCCATATGTGGTACTTTGCATTTTTCTAATTGGCCTTTATTACCGGTTTCAGACGGACCAATTTGGCTGGACGTCCAAATCGAGCGAAATTCTGGAAAAGAAGCAGCTCAAATGGGGAAGCAACCTGTTTCATATAGGAATCATCTTTGTGTTTTTTGGTCATGTGGCCGGACTTTTGATTCCGAAATCATTTTATGAGTTCCTTGGTATTACGGATAACATGTACCATTCCGTGGCATTTTGGGGAGGAAGCCTGGCCGGTTTGATGACAGTTGCGGGGATTTTTATACTGGTTTACCGGCGTTTTGCAAACAGACGGGTCCGCCGTACCAGCAGCATAGGCGATATGGTCGCTCTTCTTCTGCTCACCCTTATCCTTTTGACGGGCCTGACTGCTACCTTTTCGAACGCGGGACACACGGATTTTGATTACAGAACAACGATAAATCCCTGGATCCGGGGAGTATTGACCTTCCATCCGGATGCCTCTCTCATGAGGGATGTGCCTGTCTTGTTCAAGCTGCATGTGCTGATCGGGTTGTCCCTGTTTGCGGTATTTCCCTTCACTCGTCTGGTGCATATTATCAGTATGCCGATCACCTATTTGCGGCGCAGTTATGTCCTGTACCGGAAACGGCGTTAA
- a CDS encoding ABC transporter permease, with amino-acid sequence MSFLDSIKIAFASIFAHKMRSVLTMIGIMIGIGSIITVVAIGQGGEAMLKSKFAGSGNNTVAITFAEDVHDPFIMNTEERPELTEEDIFEIKKIPEVSEIVITNTKMETLDIHDHKEPANITGVDSAYFLANKIHMREGRTLNEKDMNQGNNAVMINTETKKLFFPKESPIGKIIEIRGQPLEVIGVYESDDHFMSLGNAEALIPISLWPTLYGKNEIQNISVQAKHVDQLEKAGEKAIDVLNARKPSDTPGKYEMINLNELQNSISTLTNIMTMIIGGIAGISLFVGGIGVMNIMLVSITERTREIGIRKALGATRGKILLQFLIEAVMLTLLGGIIGICLGYTSAYIFSLLAKWPPLVSWEVVLGGVLFSMTLGIIFGLIPANKAAKLSPIEALRYE; translated from the coding sequence TTGAGTTTTTTAGATAGCATTAAAATTGCCTTTGCTTCTATTTTCGCTCATAAAATGCGGTCCGTATTAACCATGATCGGTATTATGATAGGTATCGGCTCTATTATTACTGTAGTTGCAATCGGACAGGGCGGGGAAGCCATGCTTAAATCCAAATTTGCCGGTTCGGGCAACAATACAGTTGCCATTACATTTGCAGAGGATGTTCATGACCCTTTTATCATGAATACGGAAGAACGTCCTGAGTTAACCGAAGAAGATATTTTTGAAATAAAGAAAATTCCTGAAGTATCCGAAATTGTGATAACAAATACGAAGATGGAGACTCTGGATATTCATGACCACAAGGAACCTGCAAACATAACGGGAGTCGATTCTGCTTATTTTCTGGCAAATAAAATCCATATGCGGGAAGGCCGGACTCTAAATGAAAAGGACATGAATCAGGGCAATAACGCCGTCATGATTAATACGGAAACAAAAAAACTGTTTTTTCCAAAAGAAAGTCCGATTGGCAAAATCATTGAAATAAGAGGGCAACCATTGGAGGTTATCGGTGTTTATGAGTCGGACGATCATTTTATGAGCTTGGGTAATGCCGAAGCGTTAATTCCTATCTCCCTTTGGCCTACATTATACGGAAAAAATGAAATTCAAAATATCTCTGTACAAGCTAAGCATGTGGATCAACTTGAAAAGGCCGGGGAAAAAGCAATCGATGTTTTAAATGCCCGTAAACCAAGCGATACTCCGGGTAAATATGAAATGATCAATTTGAATGAGCTTCAGAACAGTATTTCAACATTAACAAATATCATGACGATGATTATAGGAGGTATAGCAGGAATTTCTTTGTTTGTTGGCGGTATTGGAGTTATGAACATTATGCTCGTATCCATAACTGAACGTACGCGTGAGATTGGAATACGTAAAGCGCTCGGTGCAACTCGCGGAAAGATCCTTCTTCAATTCTTAATCGAAGCCGTCATGCTAACGCTTCTTGGCGGAATCATTGGGATTTGCCTCGGTTACACTAGTGCATATATCTTTTCTTTATTGGCAAAATGGCCGCCGCTTGTTTCGTGGGAAGTTGTACTAGGCGGCGTTCTATTTTCCATGACACTCGGTATTATTTTTGGCTTAATTCCAGCGAATAAGGCAGCAAAACTTAGTCCAATTGAAGCACTGCGTTATGAATAA
- a CDS encoding ABC transporter ATP-binding protein: protein MILLNQITKTYDQGNLSVPILHGIGLTIENGEFVSIMGPSGSGKSTLMNIIGCLDRPTEGKYKLDDIDILTQTEEKLAFIRNAYIGFIFQQFNLLPRLSALENVELPLIYKGMRKSERRDRAIELLNKIGLSDRMHHLPNELSGGQKQRVAVARAMANRPKFIIADEPTGALDSKSGEQLMKLFRQLNQEGTTIIMVTHDDEIAAYSFRCILLKDGKITEDRSGVV, encoded by the coding sequence ATGATTCTACTAAATCAGATTACCAAAACTTATGATCAAGGAAATTTATCTGTACCTATTTTACATGGGATTGGCTTAACCATTGAAAATGGTGAGTTTGTTTCTATCATGGGTCCATCTGGTTCAGGGAAATCAACACTTATGAATATTATCGGTTGTTTAGACCGTCCTACAGAAGGCAAATATAAGTTGGATGATATAGATATTCTTACGCAAACTGAGGAAAAACTCGCCTTCATTCGCAATGCATACATCGGATTTATATTTCAGCAATTCAATTTGCTCCCTCGCCTTTCTGCACTGGAGAATGTGGAGCTTCCCCTTATATACAAGGGGATGAGAAAGTCCGAGCGTCGTGACCGGGCTATCGAACTATTGAATAAAATCGGCTTATCGGATCGCATGCATCATCTGCCCAATGAATTGTCAGGGGGACAGAAGCAACGTGTAGCGGTCGCCCGTGCGATGGCCAACAGGCCAAAATTCATCATTGCCGATGAACCCACAGGAGCACTGGATTCAAAGTCAGGCGAGCAACTTATGAAACTCTTCAGACAGCTTAATCAAGAGGGGACTACAATTATAATGGTTACGCATGATGATGAAATAGCTGCTTACTCTTTCCGGTGCATTTTGCTTAAAGACGGAAAAATCACTGAAGACAGGAGCGGTGTTGTTTGA
- a CDS encoding efflux RND transporter periplasmic adaptor subunit: protein MPETVQTPKKKKKWIIIGVASLLIIAAGINIGIMKSSNKAKTPVDVKFAEVTERNLSNTKLISGQVKPGNIERYYIDPSKGTVKEIFVKGGQEVKKGAPLFRYDTEEINLQIKQAELDQKIISINYGKNKKKLDALKKEMKTAINNSAGKEVLEPLEAQVSELEMQLKTTELEKEKGSLRMDELKRKMGQFTVHSRFDGVVQNLNTSQGSSQEIGGSAKPFLQMVSKEPLQVQGTLTELQKSQIREGQIFIATAKTAPEKTWTGKIIEVSDNPISEEMGTGLTSPETGKQTMSSYTYKAALDTQNDLSPGFHVSLQVQLETKKGLTVPRSSVVELNHEAFVYVEEKGKLRKQMIKTGSSDKDSIEVLEGLAAGQKVVEHPSNNTYDGMEVQVK from the coding sequence TTGCCAGAAACGGTTCAAACCCCAAAGAAGAAAAAGAAATGGATCATCATTGGAGTTGCTTCACTGCTGATAATCGCCGCAGGAATCAATATCGGCATAATGAAAAGTAGTAACAAGGCAAAAACACCCGTAGATGTTAAATTTGCAGAGGTAACCGAACGGAATTTAAGCAATACCAAACTTATTTCCGGCCAGGTAAAGCCGGGAAATATAGAACGCTATTATATCGACCCATCAAAAGGGACAGTCAAGGAAATTTTTGTAAAAGGAGGTCAGGAAGTAAAAAAAGGAGCACCTCTATTTCGTTATGACACAGAGGAAATTAATTTGCAAATCAAACAGGCAGAGCTGGATCAAAAGATCATCTCAATCAATTACGGGAAAAATAAAAAAAAGCTGGATGCATTAAAAAAAGAAATGAAAACAGCCATAAATAACAGTGCCGGAAAAGAAGTACTTGAACCATTAGAAGCACAGGTAAGTGAACTGGAAATGCAGCTAAAAACAACGGAACTTGAAAAAGAAAAAGGATCTCTCCGCATGGATGAGCTAAAAAGAAAAATGGGACAATTTACAGTTCACAGCAGGTTTGATGGTGTTGTTCAAAATCTTAATACTTCGCAGGGTTCTTCTCAAGAAATCGGCGGCTCAGCAAAGCCTTTTTTACAAATGGTTTCCAAAGAGCCGTTGCAAGTTCAAGGAACCTTGACGGAATTGCAAAAGTCACAAATTCGGGAAGGTCAAATTTTTATAGCTACGGCCAAAACAGCACCGGAGAAAACATGGACAGGGAAAATTATTGAAGTTAGTGATAATCCAATAAGTGAGGAAATGGGTACAGGCCTAACCAGTCCGGAAACCGGAAAACAAACAATGTCTTCCTATACCTATAAGGCCGCATTAGATACGCAAAACGATTTATCCCCCGGTTTCCATGTATCCCTTCAAGTTCAGTTAGAGACAAAGAAAGGGCTTACAGTTCCTCGCAGCAGTGTTGTGGAACTGAATCATGAAGCATTTGTATATGTAGAAGAGAAAGGGAAACTTCGTAAACAAATGATAAAGACAGGTTCAAGTGATAAGGATTCAATTGAAGTGCTTGAAGGTCTGGCAGCAGGACAAAAAGTCGTTGAACATCCTTCCAATAACACATACGACGGAATGGAAGTGCAAGTAAAATGA
- a CDS encoding ATP-binding cassette domain-containing protein, which translates to MEKMIVIENLHKIYGGKQVLNGVNLEVKTGEILGFIGPNGAGKTTTIKILVGLLRSDHGKTFINTYSMEDGKPYKNLWLCSR; encoded by the coding sequence ATGGAAAAAATGATTGTAATAGAAAATTTACATAAAATTTATGGGGGAAAACAGGTACTAAACGGGGTGAATTTAGAAGTTAAAACGGGAGAAATCTTAGGGTTTATTGGCCCTAACGGTGCAGGCAAAACAACAACGATAAAGATATTGGTGGGACTTCTTCGAAGTGATCATGGAAAAACTTTTATTAATACCTATAGTATGGAAGATGGGAAGCCGTATAAAAATCTTTGGCTATGTAGCCGATAA
- a CDS encoding ATP-binding cassette domain-containing protein, whose product MGSRIKIFGYVADNPFLYESLTGYEYITFLSQLWEVSYPEEIVSDLLERFQIKEVYDKRITDYSFGMKKKLAIIGALVHQPKCLILDEPLNGLDPTSAFTAKLFLKEYVNQGNTVFFSTHTLEIAQKLCHRVALLKDGCIYNCDTVENLTQNQSIDLESYYMDVTQSYK is encoded by the coding sequence ATGGGAAGCCGTATAAAAATCTTTGGCTATGTAGCCGATAATCCATTTTTATATGAAAGTCTAACAGGTTATGAATATATCACATTTTTATCTCAATTATGGGAGGTTTCATACCCTGAGGAGATAGTTTCCGATTTATTAGAACGTTTTCAAATAAAAGAGGTGTACGATAAAAGAATAACAGACTATTCTTTCGGAATGAAAAAAAAATTAGCCATTATAGGCGCTTTAGTACATCAACCCAAATGTTTAATTCTTGATGAACCTTTAAATGGTTTAGATCCTACTAGCGCTTTTACGGCAAAACTCTTTTTAAAAGAGTACGTAAATCAAGGAAATACGGTCTTCTTCTCAACTCATACATTAGAAATTGCCCAAAAGTTATGTCATAGAGTAGCTCTCTTAAAAGATGGATGTATTTATAATTGTGATACTGTTGAGAACTTGACACAAAATCAATCCATTGATTTAGAATCCTATTACATGGATGTAACTCAATCATATAAATAA